The Arachidicoccus terrestris genome includes the window ATTCGCAAAAACAGAACGTCAGTTGCCTTGTTGGATGGCAAGGAGACTAATGAGGAATTGGGCGCATTGGCGAGAGATATCATGTTGTATTTTGGTCTCGGATGCAGAAATGTGACGAAGTTATACGTGCCTGAAAAATATGATTTTGTCCCACTGATTGAAGCATTAAAAGAATATAATTATTATTTGGATTTTCATAAGTACCATCATAATTTTGACTATCAGTTGGCGATACTAATCATGAATAGTAAGGTGTATATGAATAGCGGTGCTTTGCTGCTCATCGAAAGCGAAGATCTGTTCTCCCCTATCAGTCAGGTGAATTATTCTTTTTATAAAGACTCCGCTGAATTAAAAAATAGTCTTCGGTCCAATGGGGATGTCCAATGTATCATGGGTAAAGACTTTATTCCATTTGGGGAAGGTCAATCACCTAATCTTAGGGATTATGCTGACGGTGTAGACGCGATGTCGTTTTTGCAAAGTCTTTAAATATAAAATTGCGGGATGTAGCGCAGCCCGGTAGCGCGCTTCGTTCGGGACGAAGAGGCCGCTGGTTCGAATCCAGTCATCCCGACAATTTGACTTTCGAAAAATAACTAAACCTGTAAATCTTGTTGATTTGCAGGTTTTTTTATTCCCCTGCATATCAAAAAATATCAATGAATAGCTAGCCAACTTAAATGAATACATTTCATGATATTGATCTTTTTAAATATTTATATTACAAAACTAATTGTTGACATAACCTCTATTGATATCTATACTTCCTTTTGTGTTTTCGCCATTTCCCGATAGAGAGTAGTGCCCCCTATCTTACTTATATTGCTCAAAGGCTTTGCGTTACCAATAGAATAATGTTTGACACACTGACTGTTCCGTAGAACTCTCAAGCATCAAGTATATTGCCTATTTTGTATTTTGAGAAGTGATCGCCTTTTTGCCAAAATAACTAATCAGGTAAAAGGACACGCCTAGTGATATAGTATCTTTGAAGAGGAACAGACCAAGGTTGTTCATATAACCCATACCGTTGACTTTAATTATGGTGTCAGGCGTGGTAATGAGCATAGTACTGGTAATAAAAAACATAACTATTGTAATCAACCCTCCAATAATGCCAGCTTGAGGTTTGGAATAAGCGATAATAAAAAGTATTGCGGCAATGATCTCTGTAATGCCAATAATATCTGAGCCAATATAAGGCCCGAAAAGCTTAAAATGCCAGCTGATGAACGGACTGTTTGAAACCAGGGGAATGATGCCCTCAGCGCCAGAGTTAGTCATTTTAAAAGAGCCTGCCCAAAGGAGCATGACGACCATAGCAATGCTGATAAACAGGAAAGGTAAGTTTTTTGCGCTTATCCAGTTCGCCAATTTGATTAAGTTGCCTTGTGTTGTTTCCGATTTCATTTTCTTGAAGTTTTTATTATTATTTTGATACTACAAAGGTCTGATGAAAATGAAGGGAGAAAAATATCCGAGTTACCCGAAGAAATGTCCCGATTTCCCGAAACATAGATTAAGAAAATAGTGAATGATAAAATGTCTGGCCTGAATAGTAGGGTTAACGGAAAATATCTGTATTCGTCAAAGAACAAGATGTATTTTAAATCAGTTTGGCAGTCTCGTGCCTTGAAGCTGAAAGTTCGAAATAGGATAAAAAGTTCGAACCGCTGGTTTGCCTGATAGTTTTTCTTATTGTATGTTTTTTTGTATATCCCACTAAACATCTGATTTTTAGCGATTTAATAATCTGTTTTTGATGCCAATATTTTTAAATCTTCCAAAAAATGGTTCGAAAATTGTCCCGGGAGGCCGACTCAGCCTTAAAATCAGTGCAATAGCAGGGTTTAAGGCTTTTTTTATTGTAACTTCTTTTTTATAGAATGGTCCCCTAAAATACCGTGTAAACTTCAACGCAACTTTTTTACAAATTCGGCAATGGCTTTTCCGATTTCCATGGGGCTATCTTCTTGCAAAAAATGTTTTCCCTTCACTGAAGTCTCTGTTTGATTGGGCCATGTGCTGCAGAATTTGCGTATGCTATCATTTTCCACTGCTCCGGGGTCGCCATGAATCCAAAGCTTAGGAACCTGACTTTGTTTAAGCCAATTTCCATATTCAGCTACTATTTCAGCCACTTCCTTAGGCTCCCCATCCAGAGCAATTTGACATGGAAATGACAATGTCGGACGGCGATCCTCACCCTCGTTAAGGTAGGGCCGCCGATACTCTGCCATTTCCGCATCGCTGAGTTCTCGCAAAATCCCTCCCGGCAAAACCTTTTCAACAAACACATTGTCTTTTAAAACCAACTCCTCACCTGCGGGAGAACGTAAAGCCCGGAATAAATCGCTTACTTTAGGTTCAAATTCATTCCACTTAAAAGGAATCGCCAATGCTTCCATGTAAACGATACCCTGAATTCGGGAACGGTTTTGATTTGCCCAATCAAAGCCCAATACCGAACCCCAGTCGTGAAGCACCAATATCACCTTTGTTCCCAGTTTCAATTCTTCCCAAAGTGCAAAAAGAAAGCTACGTTGCTCTAGATATGAATACCGTTTAGGTCCTGAGTTGGGGAGCTTTTCCGAGTCGCCCATACCAATCAAATCGCAGGCGATAAGGCGCCCAAAATTACGGCAATAAGGCATTATATTTCGCCAGAGATAGGATGAAGTAGGATTACCGTGCTGAAATACAATAGGGTCGCCTTCGCCTTCATCAATATAAGCCATACGTCGGCCTTTAATCTCGATAAATTTCTTTTGGGCAAAAGGTTTTTCGCTAAAAATGGTCTGTACGTTCGTTTTGCGTTCCATGTGTTTAGTGATTTAATACAACAAAACTACAGCCATGTCATACACCAAAAAATAATGTATATTAAGATTTTCTGCGAAACATACTTGCTTTCATCTGGCTAAAGAATTCCGGTGTAACACCGATATATGAGGCAATATATTTTTGCGGAATCCGGTTTTCAAGACCTGGGTAAGCTTCGGTGAACAGATCATATCTTCCCTCCGCAGGTTTTGAAAGGCCGGCATTTATTCTGTTTTGATGAAAGACAAAAGCATTTTGAAATAAAATTCTGAAAAATCGTTCGAATTTTGGTGCTCGCTTATACAGAATGTCCAAATTGTTTTTGCTGATTTGTAATAGGACGGTAGGCTCCAACGCTTCTAGATTATTGACACTCTTCTGTCCCGACAAAAAGCTATATAAATCGCCGCTACACCACCAATCTTCTGGTGCGAACATCAAAACATGTTCCTTGCCGCCAGCATCAATTGTATAGGTTCGCAGACAACCGCTGATCACAAAAAACTGATGTCGCGCCAAATCACCTTCTGTTAATAAAAGTTCTTTTCTTTTAACGGTTTTAATAATTGCAAGGGAGGAAAAAATTTGTGTCTCTTCCTCAGTCGGCTCAATGTGCCGCTGTATATTTTTTATAACATATTCGTGCATGTGCTGTTGCTGGAATTTCAAATATAACGAATATTTCCAGTCCTGGTAAGCCCTGTGACCTTTCCGCCCCATAAACTTGTCTATATGAAAGGCCTTTTGCCGATTTAACGGATATAGCTGCGGTCGAAAGCTACGATATATTCTTTTCCTCTATCGTTCCAATAGATGCTATCAATATAAATATCATGAATTTATATTTTAATTCTTATATATCCAGCTCTCTAGTTGGGACCTTGATAGATTTCGCAGGGGGATGAATCATTTAAATAAATGACCTGATTAATGTTATTAATCAGAAAGAAGGAGATTCTTTAGCGTTTCTTGAATTACTTGTCATTTTAGTGATCGCCAGCTTTAAAAGTTGATTAAACCGGTCCGGACTCTCAAGCATGGGATAGTGCCCTGTTGGACCCATGTTTAGTAGATGATATTCAATCTGGTTTTTCTCAAACGCAAGGGTATCGGTAGGATGATAGTCGCTATTAATCAGATACAGCGGCTTATGGAGCAGCTTGAGTTTTTCCAAAAAAGGATATTTATCAAGATCTTCTAAGCAATTGGCGGCAATGACGGAATCAGAACTTAGTATGTCTTTCAAAACTCTTTGTTGTATTGCGCTGTCAGTAGAGGGTGAGAATAGGTGCTTGCGCTCTTCCAATACATTTGCTTTAAAATGTCGTCTAATGTCGGCATAGGCTTCTGCCCATTCTTTTTCCATTTGAGGGGTGAGTATTAATCCGATGTTTTTGAGATTGTCAACGCCAACAAGGCCAATAATGAGTTTCGGATAAGTGATGGCCGATTCAACAATGATTGAGCCACTCATAGAATGACCAATAAGGACTACATTTTTTAAATTTAATGCTCTGATCACAGTATTTACATCTTTGGCATATTCTTCCACTGTCCAAGAAGTCCGGTTCTTGCCGGATTTACCAAATCCCGGTAAGTCAATAGTAATTACCCGATAGTGGTTAGAAAAAAATGAGGCTTGCTTAGCCCAATAGCTTTGGTTAATGCCCCATCCGTGAATGAAAAACAAAACAGTGTCTCCGATTTTGCTGTCATTATAATTAATAACTACCCCATTATTACGGATTGAGCTGTCCATTTTGCCTGTTATTTTTGTATGCGGCTTATTATTTCCACAGGAACAAAAATATAGTGATAGAAGCAATACAAAGCTGCCGATAAATAAAAATCGAAGGATTGGTTTCATTTTGATTCAATTCAATGTGTTAACATCCTTGAGGAACTATAATACGAATTTAAAGCAAATATGTTAAAACAATTTGTATTTCACATCTGTCTTGTAATGACAGTGTTTCCATAAAAGAGCCTCGGGCAGTTTAAGATATTTTGAAAAAAATTATCTAGTGTTCTTTTATTTTCTTGGAAACTTCTCTCGACGCAGGGCAATCAGGTTATTTGCGAATTCATTTTTTCGATTCTATTTTAATGAAGAGTGATTAGATGCTTGTGCGAAACCTTCTCTGTTATATTTGTGTTTGTATTCTACAGGAGGAAGTCCTGTAATCTTTCTGAATAAGTTTCTGAAAGCATTGGTGTCACTATACCCCACTTCATACATCACTTCATTAATTGTTTTTTGAGTTGTCTCAATTAATCGTTTTGCTGCTTCCATTTTTACCCGCTGTACATATTCTGCCGGGGTATTGTCTGTTGCCTTAATAAATCTACGGTCGAAATGCCGCCTTCCAACAGCGAATCTGGCAGCAAGACCTTCTACTGTTATTTTTTCAGAAATATTATCTTCAATGTATGTTTGCGCTTGCTTGATTAGCTCGTCACCGTGAAGCTTCTGCCCTGTAAATATGGTAAAAGTAGCCTGAGTTTGCCGGTCCATTTCAATTTGAAATATTTTTGAACATAATATAGCCGTTTGCCTGTCATAATATTTTTCTATCAAATAAAGTAAGAGATTCAGAAAAGAGTAAGCGCCTCCGTTTGTATAGAGTCCATTTTCATCGGTAATCAGCTTGTCTGTCTGTAAATTCACCTTGGGAAACATAGTTCGAAATGCATCTGCTGCGAACCAATGTGTAGAGCAACTTTTGCCATTCAACAAACCAGAGGAGGCCAGCATAAATGCACCTGTACACATACTTGCAATCTCTGCCCCATTTTCGTATTGCTTTTGAAGCCATTTGATTAACTTCTTTTCCTGGTGTACGATTTTTTCAAGGTTGCGAACTAAGGAAGGGATAATGATTAAGTCAGTTTTTTTGATAGACGTAATTAGTTTTTGAGGAATAAGCGCAAATGAGCCCTTATAGACTTCACTTCTTTTTGAAGTACTTGCCAGTTCGATTTTAAAAAGATCTCTCTTGCTCATCTGGGTACAATATTCATTGGCGGTTGAAAAGATTTCATAAGCACCAACTACTCCAGCAATAGTATAAAGATTCGTTTGGCCGGCCGGGATAATTATAGTTAGACGTTTCATGGCATTCTTTTTACAAAAGTAACTAAATATTTGTCAGGTCTAAATAACCACACTATAAAGTCCAATTTACAGGGCTTCAGATAATTTATTTTATATCAATTTTGTATCTAACAATTAAATAAACCCGTTATGAAACTAAATAACTTATTGTCGGTCGCTGCTATTTATATGGCTGTTGTAGGTTTTGGTTTTATACTTTTTCCCGAAGCTTTTGGTCGAGGAGCCCTCCCTGCAGATCCATCTCCTACATTAATTTCATATTTACGCCTTTGGGGAAGCCCCTTAATAGGGATCGCAGTTTTGAACTGGAAGGTCAGAAAAGAAGGTCCTTCTAAAGCCCTGGATGCCATTGTAGTAGGAAATATAGTCGGATTTGCTGTTATGACGCTTTTAGATGCAT containing:
- a CDS encoding alpha/beta fold hydrolase; translation: MKPILRFLFIGSFVLLLSLYFCSCGNNKPHTKITGKMDSSIRNNGVVINYNDSKIGDTVLFFIHGWGINQSYWAKQASFFSNHYRVITIDLPGFGKSGKNRTSWTVEEYAKDVNTVIRALNLKNVVLIGHSMSGSIIVESAITYPKLIIGLVGVDNLKNIGLILTPQMEKEWAEAYADIRRHFKANVLEERKHLFSPSTDSAIQQRVLKDILSSDSVIAANCLEDLDKYPFLEKLKLLHKPLYLINSDYHPTDTLAFEKNQIEYHLLNMGPTGHYPMLESPDRFNQLLKLAITKMTSNSRNAKESPSF
- a CDS encoding GlxA family transcriptional regulator — its product is MKRLTIIIPAGQTNLYTIAGVVGAYEIFSTANEYCTQMSKRDLFKIELASTSKRSEVYKGSFALIPQKLITSIKKTDLIIIPSLVRNLEKIVHQEKKLIKWLQKQYENGAEIASMCTGAFMLASSGLLNGKSCSTHWFAADAFRTMFPKVNLQTDKLITDENGLYTNGGAYSFLNLLLYLIEKYYDRQTAILCSKIFQIEMDRQTQATFTIFTGQKLHGDELIKQAQTYIEDNISEKITVEGLAARFAVGRRHFDRRFIKATDNTPAEYVQRVKMEAAKRLIETTQKTINEVMYEVGYSDTNAFRNLFRKITGLPPVEYKHKYNREGFAQASNHSSLK
- a CDS encoding DUF417 family protein, with product MKSETTQGNLIKLANWISAKNLPFLFISIAMVVMLLWAGSFKMTNSGAEGIIPLVSNSPFISWHFKLFGPYIGSDIIGITEIIAAILFIIAYSKPQAGIIGGLITIVMFFITSTMLITTPDTIIKVNGMGYMNNLGLFLFKDTISLGVSFYLISYFGKKAITSQNTK
- a CDS encoding haloalkane dehalogenase; translation: MERKTNVQTIFSEKPFAQKKFIEIKGRRMAYIDEGEGDPIVFQHGNPTSSYLWRNIMPYCRNFGRLIACDLIGMGDSEKLPNSGPKRYSYLEQRSFLFALWEELKLGTKVILVLHDWGSVLGFDWANQNRSRIQGIVYMEALAIPFKWNEFEPKVSDLFRALRSPAGEELVLKDNVFVEKVLPGGILRELSDAEMAEYRRPYLNEGEDRRPTLSFPCQIALDGEPKEVAEIVAEYGNWLKQSQVPKLWIHGDPGAVENDSIRKFCSTWPNQTETSVKGKHFLQEDSPMEIGKAIAEFVKKLR
- a CDS encoding Crp/Fnr family transcriptional regulator — protein: MKFQQQHMHEYVIKNIQRHIEPTEEETQIFSSLAIIKTVKRKELLLTEGDLARHQFFVISGCLRTYTIDAGGKEHVLMFAPEDWWCSGDLYSFLSGQKSVNNLEALEPTVLLQISKNNLDILYKRAPKFERFFRILFQNAFVFHQNRINAGLSKPAEGRYDLFTEAYPGLENRIPQKYIASYIGVTPEFFSQMKASMFRRKS